The Methanoregula boonei 6A8 genome has a window encoding:
- a CDS encoding LSM domain-containing protein, whose product MVNGIVLPIKKVFALVDSKIIVEIKDEGRKLQGRLVAVDEYLNIHMDETIEFVNNERGRSLGTVVIRGNNILTIAPVL is encoded by the coding sequence ATGGTTAACGGAATTGTTTTGCCCATAAAGAAAGTGTTTGCTCTCGTAGATTCCAAGATCATAGTCGAGATCAAGGATGAGGGGCGCAAGCTGCAGGGCCGGCTTGTGGCAGTAGACGAATACCTCAATATCCATATGGACGAGACGATCGAATTCGTCAACAACGAGCGCGGGCGGAGCCTGGGCACGGTCGTTATCCGGGGCAACAATATTCTTACCATTGCCCCGGTTCTCTAA
- a CDS encoding helix-turn-helix transcriptional regulator, whose product MPEPEDEAFALIQSHPEGVLQSELWKELGVDSRKCSRIVKKLEDGGLIERVEFKKEGIKTYLLRAKRQPVRPEDLLAGDELIPCIACDLECVVEDCHPLMDWMYQLAIVGNSS is encoded by the coding sequence ATGCCTGAACCTGAAGATGAAGCATTTGCCCTGATCCAGTCCCACCCCGAGGGCGTCCTCCAGAGCGAGCTCTGGAAGGAACTGGGTGTGGACAGCCGGAAATGTTCCCGGATTGTAAAAAAACTTGAAGACGGCGGGCTTATCGAGCGTGTTGAATTCAAAAAGGAGGGGATCAAGACCTACCTCCTCCGGGCAAAAAGACAGCCGGTCCGGCCTGAAGACCTGCTTGCCGGTGACGAACTTATTCCCTGTATTGCCTGCGACCTTGAGTGCGTGGTCGAGGATTGCCACCCCTTAATGGACTGGATGTACCAGCTTGCCATTGTCGGGAACAGTTCTTGA
- a CDS encoding PAS domain S-box protein, producing MISVLFVDDNTEFLAQFRPVLEKTGEMKLEVVASTKQAIEKLKNRAFDVIVCYEDISPVNGIDFVPDMDGVGFLRYLRSMGNPTPVLLFHRKSESRVAFAEVSNGSEIAIPRAADLRSPAADLLTLIRQAALRKKAERDIKAQNDQLTAILSATPLGIFNMKNGIIEWVNHPLTALLGVPESSIVGKPVRSLFVTEEEYVQVCRDLQIRRDVLGNGCADCELVRPGGSILPCTLQARLLDPLDAKKGGTVVVTDISERKKMRDALKESEAKYREMMQNAQSIIVRMDMQGTITYVNTYAAAFFDYPEAGLVGKNVVGTIAPEKNRGGHDLSMMANDLGFNAEGYAINVSENIRRNGDIVWIAWINKAIRDPQGHIVEVLCIGHDITDRKRSGEVRISTDTWKDQVVADTDVREEVFDSVFHICTEISIEGREGKPVGTTFLIGDTKNVLAKSRQIMLNAFEGHVPEMRMVTNPDLKENIKEFAQLDGAFVVSGDGFIEASGRYITVDSSKVTLPKGMGTRHNSVAAITSVTRAVGIVVSQSGGGITIFKNGLILKKITL from the coding sequence ATGATCTCTGTCCTGTTTGTCGATGACAATACCGAGTTCCTTGCGCAGTTCCGCCCGGTCCTTGAAAAGACCGGCGAGATGAAGCTTGAGGTGGTGGCCTCCACCAAGCAGGCAATCGAGAAACTCAAGAACCGGGCCTTTGATGTGATTGTCTGTTACGAGGACATCTCGCCGGTCAACGGCATCGATTTTGTCCCCGACATGGATGGCGTCGGCTTTTTGCGATACCTCCGCTCCATGGGAAACCCCACACCGGTCCTCCTTTTTCATCGTAAAAGCGAGAGCCGGGTGGCTTTTGCCGAGGTCAGCAACGGCTCGGAGATCGCCATTCCCCGCGCTGCTGACCTGCGTTCACCGGCAGCAGATCTCCTCACGCTCATCAGGCAGGCTGCGCTAAGAAAGAAAGCCGAGCGCGACATCAAGGCGCAGAACGATCAGCTCACCGCGATTCTCTCGGCAACGCCTCTTGGAATCTTCAACATGAAGAACGGGATCATCGAATGGGTCAACCATCCGCTCACAGCCCTTCTTGGAGTCCCGGAGTCCTCGATCGTGGGAAAACCGGTCCGCTCGCTTTTCGTAACCGAGGAGGAATACGTGCAGGTCTGCCGGGACCTCCAGATCCGCCGGGACGTGCTCGGGAACGGGTGTGCTGACTGCGAACTTGTCCGCCCGGGCGGGAGCATCCTTCCTTGCACTCTCCAGGCCAGGCTTCTTGACCCGCTTGATGCAAAAAAAGGCGGTACCGTTGTCGTCACCGACATCTCCGAGCGGAAAAAGATGCGCGATGCCCTCAAGGAGAGCGAGGCAAAGTACCGCGAGATGATGCAGAATGCCCAGAGCATCATCGTGCGTATGGACATGCAGGGCACGATCACGTATGTCAACACCTACGCGGCGGCGTTCTTCGATTACCCCGAGGCAGGCCTTGTCGGGAAGAACGTGGTCGGGACCATAGCTCCCGAGAAGAACCGGGGCGGCCATGATCTCTCGATGATGGCAAACGATCTCGGGTTCAATGCCGAGGGGTACGCGATCAACGTCAGCGAGAATATCCGGCGGAACGGGGATATTGTCTGGATCGCGTGGATCAACAAGGCGATCCGCGACCCGCAGGGCCATATCGTGGAAGTGCTCTGTATAGGTCACGATATCACCGACCGGAAACGGAGCGGGGAAGTACGGATCAGCACCGATACCTGGAAAGACCAGGTGGTTGCAGATACCGATGTGCGCGAAGAGGTCTTTGATTCCGTCTTCCATATCTGCACCGAGATCTCGATCGAGGGCAGGGAAGGAAAACCGGTGGGCACGACCTTTTTGATCGGCGACACCAAAAACGTGCTTGCCAAGTCCCGCCAGATCATGCTCAACGCCTTCGAGGGCCATGTCCCCGAGATGCGCATGGTCACCAACCCCGACTTAAAGGAGAACATCAAGGAGTTTGCCCAGCTTGACGGGGCATTCGTGGTCTCGGGCGACGGGTTCATCGAGGCTTCGGGACGGTACATCACGGTGGATTCAAGCAAGGTGACGCTCCCCAAGGGCATGGGCACCCGCCACAACTCGGTTGCCGCAATAACAAGCGTGACAAGGGCCGTGGGCATCGTGGTCTCCCAGAGTGGCGGCGGGATCACGATCTTCAAGAACGGGCTGATTTTGAAGAAGATCACGCTATGA
- a CDS encoding DUF2769 domain-containing protein, which produces MAMSASTTCVMPEDTFTKAMKSMTKMPANQARAKVGELEKICVCSTCPTYTATCASKAGESVFCARGTSFKCITADKGGCICTTCPVSKSMGLQYQAFCLMDGEKAQRFDAMLR; this is translated from the coding sequence ATGGCAATGTCAGCGAGCACAACATGCGTAATGCCGGAAGACACCTTCACAAAGGCAATGAAGTCAATGACGAAGATGCCGGCCAACCAGGCAAGGGCAAAGGTGGGGGAACTCGAAAAGATATGCGTCTGCAGCACGTGCCCGACCTATACCGCGACCTGTGCAAGTAAGGCCGGTGAGAGCGTTTTCTGTGCCCGGGGGACGAGTTTTAAGTGCATCACCGCGGACAAGGGAGGATGTATCTGCACGACCTGCCCGGTGTCAAAATCGATGGGCCTCCAGTACCAGGCATTCTGTCTTATGGACGGGGAGAAGGCGCAACGGTTCGACGCGATGCTTCGGTAA
- a CDS encoding acetate--CoA ligase family protein: protein MTRTLLSEAQGYALLEKYGIPVPRYAIVQTAAEAEKKAEEIGFPLVAKIVSSDVIHKSDAGGVITGIASAEEAGEAFRSIMGNVKAAYPEAGIQGVILEEQQKAGLELIVGGKTDPAFGKVLSVGMGGTLVELLRDISLRLLPASDETVRAMVRSLRGYPLLAGYRGAGPKDEEAFCAIIGALGRMFLEHAEIAEFDINPVILYGKGACAVDARIYVSDLPLPARQDTGDVAPPGNLFRIGSVAVVGASQNPDKVGYAICRNMLAFPGALYPVNPGSADILGKTAYPSLSAIPDRVDAVVIAIPAAGVPAIVEEAGKKKIPLAVIVSSGFREIGPAGKVLEDQVLAAARKYGIRVMGPNCLGFMLPAQGINTTFDPVSPRAGSIAFVSQSGAIITTIVDWSLPEEIGFSAVISVGNQLDLTFEDFVAWTGSDPATNAIILYVEEIRDGRRFLDVVSRITPTKPVIVIKSGSSEIGQKAASSHTGSLAGSAGVYLAAFREAGMIPVRSIREAFQAAELLASEGYPSGTRAVVISNAGGFAVLSSDYAERFGIDLVHFPDELVRELDAVLPPAWNRANPMDMVGDSHPEQYAKTFDILIRHQDLWDIAFVIAVPTAISNPIRVANELIRFSTHTKKMIVGCMIGGDSMKTPQRILRESKIPNFPDLEDAFRAVGNICRYTCRSADGHPGCRKGSRD, encoded by the coding sequence ATGACCCGCACCCTGCTCTCCGAGGCACAAGGTTACGCACTGCTGGAAAAATATGGCATTCCGGTGCCCCGGTACGCGATCGTGCAGACGGCGGCGGAAGCCGAAAAAAAAGCTGAAGAGATCGGCTTTCCGCTTGTGGCAAAGATAGTCTCGTCCGACGTGATCCATAAGAGCGATGCGGGCGGTGTCATTACCGGCATTGCATCTGCTGAGGAGGCCGGGGAAGCATTCCGGTCCATCATGGGGAACGTGAAGGCGGCATACCCGGAGGCCGGGATCCAGGGAGTCATTCTTGAGGAGCAGCAAAAAGCCGGCCTCGAACTGATCGTCGGGGGAAAGACCGACCCGGCATTCGGGAAGGTGCTCTCGGTGGGCATGGGCGGTACGCTCGTGGAACTGCTCCGGGATATCTCCCTTCGTCTCCTCCCGGCAAGCGACGAGACTGTCCGGGCCATGGTCCGCAGTCTCCGGGGTTACCCGCTTCTCGCCGGGTACCGGGGCGCCGGCCCCAAAGACGAGGAGGCATTCTGTGCAATCATCGGGGCACTGGGGCGCATGTTCCTTGAACATGCAGAGATCGCGGAGTTCGATATCAACCCGGTGATCCTGTACGGGAAGGGTGCGTGTGCGGTCGATGCCCGGATTTACGTGAGTGATCTGCCGTTACCGGCCCGTCAGGATACAGGCGATGTGGCGCCGCCGGGGAACCTGTTCCGGATCGGATCGGTTGCCGTAGTCGGCGCATCCCAGAACCCGGATAAGGTAGGGTACGCCATCTGCCGGAACATGCTTGCATTCCCCGGGGCCCTGTACCCGGTCAACCCCGGAAGCGCGGACATCCTCGGGAAGACGGCGTATCCTTCCCTTTCTGCCATCCCGGACCGCGTCGATGCTGTGGTCATTGCGATTCCTGCGGCGGGAGTGCCGGCCATTGTCGAGGAAGCGGGGAAAAAGAAGATCCCGCTTGCCGTGATTGTTTCTTCAGGTTTCCGCGAGATCGGGCCGGCAGGAAAGGTGCTTGAGGACCAGGTGCTTGCCGCTGCACGGAAGTACGGGATCCGGGTGATGGGTCCCAACTGCCTGGGTTTCATGCTGCCAGCACAGGGAATTAATACTACCTTTGATCCGGTCTCCCCCCGGGCCGGTTCCATCGCGTTTGTCTCGCAGAGCGGGGCGATTATTACCACGATTGTGGACTGGAGCCTGCCCGAGGAGATCGGGTTTTCGGCAGTCATATCGGTGGGAAACCAGCTCGATCTCACGTTCGAGGATTTCGTTGCATGGACCGGTTCTGATCCGGCGACAAACGCCATCATCCTGTACGTGGAGGAGATCCGGGACGGGCGGCGTTTCCTCGATGTGGTGAGCCGGATCACACCCACAAAACCGGTGATCGTGATAAAATCCGGATCTTCGGAGATTGGGCAGAAGGCCGCATCGTCCCATACCGGATCCCTTGCAGGGAGTGCCGGGGTGTACCTGGCAGCGTTCCGCGAGGCCGGGATGATCCCGGTCCGCTCGATCCGGGAGGCGTTCCAGGCCGCAGAACTTCTTGCCTCCGAAGGCTACCCTTCCGGTACCCGGGCCGTGGTCATCTCCAATGCCGGCGGGTTTGCGGTGCTCTCCTCGGATTATGCGGAACGTTTCGGGATCGATCTTGTGCATTTCCCGGACGAACTGGTCCGGGAACTGGATGCGGTCCTTCCCCCGGCCTGGAACCGGGCCAATCCCATGGACATGGTGGGGGATTCACATCCCGAGCAGTACGCAAAAACGTTTGATATCCTGATCCGGCATCAGGATCTCTGGGATATCGCGTTTGTGATCGCGGTCCCGACAGCAATCTCCAATCCCATACGGGTGGCAAACGAGCTGATCCGGTTCTCAACCCACACAAAAAAGATGATCGTGGGCTGCATGATTGGCGGCGATTCCATGAAGACACCGCAACGGATCCTACGGGAGTCAAAGATCCCCAATTTCCCGGATCTCGAAGATGCGTTCCGGGCCGTGGGAAACATCTGCCGGTACACCTGCCGGAGTGCGGATGGGCATCCCGGGTGCCGGAAAGGATCGCGTGACTGA
- a CDS encoding DUF7504 family protein, translating into MAITQADLKDEGLYLITAPAARMREENINLIRMLLLRDYYVLVVTVNLPYDILKKNYAEKGIPMEKIFVVDTVTKYAIGHDHEPVLNCRFVGNPSDLTDLGIAITGILSSNKEKKISLLFDSVNAMLIYISSQNITKFIHFVTNKLRLMKFSGIFLAVEKGLDPNLLLQLTTFVDRVIDVDEEGTGAVQSELKE; encoded by the coding sequence ATGGCAATTACCCAGGCTGATCTCAAAGACGAGGGGCTGTACCTGATTACCGCCCCTGCTGCACGAATGAGGGAAGAAAATATTAATCTGATCCGGATGCTGCTTTTGCGGGATTATTACGTGCTCGTAGTCACGGTAAACCTGCCCTATGATATCCTCAAAAAGAACTATGCGGAGAAAGGGATCCCGATGGAAAAGATATTTGTGGTCGATACTGTCACGAAATACGCGATAGGGCACGATCACGAACCGGTGTTAAACTGCCGGTTCGTCGGCAACCCTTCTGATCTTACCGATCTTGGGATCGCCATCACGGGAATCTTAAGCAGTAACAAGGAGAAGAAAATTTCCCTGCTCTTTGATTCGGTCAATGCAATGCTTATCTATATCTCGTCCCAGAATATCACCAAGTTCATCCATTTTGTCACGAATAAACTGCGGCTGATGAAATTTTCCGGGATCTTCCTTGCTGTGGAGAAGGGACTTGATCCTAATCTTCTCCTCCAGCTGACAACCTTTGTGGACCGGGTTATTGATGTGGATGAGGAAGGTACCGGGGCAGTGCAGTCGGAGCTAAAAGAGTAA
- a CDS encoding PAS domain S-box protein, with protein MMDSRSMWRKIPGLDPRFSLILVFMGMFVLTGIFETGYNFFYPYPGMWEVSLLTMVVVSACGAFIAFFPIRSLRTAEARLDTLLNGSPAPQFVIDADHRVIFWNRAMEIESGIKAAEMYGSTDPWRAFYTEQRPTLADLLVDGNVEKFPEWYTGRITRSPLIDGSYEAVDFFPHIGKNGRWFYFTASPVRDDKGVLLGAVESFINVTRSKRTEEVLKANKLLLEDSMELAHMAYWEFDLPSGTFIFNDRFYALYGTTAEREGGYRMPADVYVKNFVLPEDAGLVQERIAASLSSQGPDTPSELEHRIIRRDGEIRYIKVRIRTTRDKTGRTIRSNGANQDITLRIQALISLKESEARYRNVVEDQTEFISRFLPDGTHVFVNDAYCRYFGLKREDIIGHRIRPRIPAEDRERVKQFFASLTPDHPVDSIEHRIIMPDGTILWQRWSDRAIFDSSGTITGYQSVGRDITEQRQAEIALKISEARFLAFISEAAMRLKNPLTLIENNLESVVSDIDRGKVSIPDLTLQLRLQTKNLAQIRSNINELNRAIVDHSGGIPDASKKFLTE; from the coding sequence ATGATGGACAGTCGCAGTATGTGGAGGAAAATCCCGGGGCTCGATCCCCGTTTTTCCCTGATTCTTGTTTTTATGGGAATGTTTGTCCTGACCGGCATTTTTGAGACGGGCTATAACTTTTTTTATCCGTATCCCGGGATGTGGGAGGTTTCCCTTCTTACCATGGTCGTGGTGAGTGCATGCGGAGCATTCATCGCATTCTTCCCCATACGGTCTCTCCGTACCGCAGAAGCCCGACTGGACACGCTCCTGAATGGTTCCCCGGCCCCGCAGTTTGTGATCGACGCGGATCACCGGGTTATTTTCTGGAACCGGGCCATGGAGATCGAGAGCGGGATCAAGGCTGCAGAAATGTACGGCTCCACGGATCCCTGGCGTGCGTTTTATACTGAACAACGCCCGACCCTCGCCGATCTCCTTGTGGACGGAAATGTTGAAAAATTTCCCGAATGGTATACGGGCAGGATCACCCGGTCCCCGCTTATCGACGGATCGTATGAAGCAGTGGATTTTTTCCCGCATATCGGAAAAAATGGCAGATGGTTCTATTTTACCGCATCACCGGTCCGTGACGATAAGGGCGTCCTTCTGGGGGCTGTCGAATCATTCATTAATGTGACCAGGAGTAAACGTACCGAAGAGGTGCTTAAAGCCAACAAGCTCCTGCTTGAAGATTCAATGGAACTGGCGCACATGGCATACTGGGAATTTGATTTGCCATCGGGTACGTTCATCTTTAACGACCGGTTCTACGCCCTTTATGGTACAACCGCAGAGCGCGAAGGGGGGTACCGGATGCCAGCGGATGTTTATGTGAAAAATTTCGTCCTCCCTGAAGACGCCGGTCTCGTTCAGGAACGGATCGCCGCATCCCTCTCCTCACAAGGCCCGGACACACCCTCTGAACTGGAGCACCGGATTATCCGCAGGGATGGTGAGATCCGGTATATCAAGGTGCGTATCCGCACAACCCGGGACAAAACGGGTCGCACGATCCGATCCAATGGGGCAAACCAGGATATTACCCTACGGATACAGGCACTGATCTCCCTCAAAGAAAGCGAAGCGCGGTACCGGAATGTTGTCGAGGACCAGACGGAATTCATCTCCCGGTTCTTACCGGATGGCACGCATGTTTTTGTCAACGATGCCTACTGCCGGTATTTCGGGCTGAAGCGCGAAGATATCATCGGACACCGCATCCGCCCCCGGATCCCCGCTGAAGACCGGGAACGGGTGAAACAGTTCTTTGCATCCCTGACCCCGGACCATCCGGTCGATAGCATCGAACACCGGATCATCATGCCGGACGGCACAATACTGTGGCAGCGATGGAGCGATCGTGCGATCTTCGATTCTTCCGGAACGATCACCGGATACCAGTCGGTAGGCCGGGACATTACCGAACAACGACAGGCAGAGATCGCGCTCAAAATAAGCGAGGCGCGTTTCCTCGCGTTTATCAGCGAGGCAGCCATGCGGTTGAAAAATCCCCTTACCCTTATCGAAAACAACCTTGAGTCTGTGGTAAGCGATATCGACCGGGGCAAAGTGAGCATTCCTGATCTTACCCTCCAGCTCAGGCTGCAGACAAAGAACCTCGCGCAGATCCGCAGTAACATCAACGAGTTGAACAGGGCAATTGTCGATCATTCGGGCGGGATCCCGGATGCCTCGAAAAAATTCCTGACAGAATAA
- a CDS encoding glutamate-cysteine ligase family protein produces the protein MTVGTEHEYSINDAHFTALPVSDQIIKAICGRFESEIRFGEVNLGKELQKSVIEFVPRTPASGPAALEAQIFSGIEKFYRVFPARYHLLGLGMHPTLTLDRAIVWDHDEGEYYEAYDRLFNIRQHGWLNIQALQINLSYAGEKDLLVQYNRIRTLLPYLIALSASSPMVEGRLTGAMDNRLLFYRENQKEIPGICSGIIPARLSSVAEYKSAQEVIYTELRERDAAILCEEWLNSSGLIIRFSRQCLEIKALDEQECVRSDMAFVAFVSSLLRCTTLPVESDQDSLLALTETAIRQGTAGLLPELEALYSHAWRKATAEERQYLPVIKERIAKGSLAEQIAERYRKEQAIEPVLADLAQCLRANRPYGAE, from the coding sequence ATGACTGTCGGAACAGAGCACGAGTACTCGATCAACGATGCGCACTTTACAGCGCTCCCGGTCTCCGACCAGATCATAAAGGCGATCTGCGGGCGGTTCGAGAGCGAGATCCGGTTTGGTGAAGTAAATCTGGGAAAAGAGCTCCAGAAGAGCGTGATCGAGTTTGTCCCGCGCACGCCGGCCTCCGGTCCTGCAGCGCTTGAGGCCCAGATCTTTTCCGGCATAGAAAAGTTTTACCGGGTTTTTCCTGCCCGGTACCACCTCCTTGGGCTGGGGATGCACCCAACACTTACCCTTGACCGGGCTATTGTGTGGGACCATGACGAGGGAGAGTACTACGAGGCCTATGACCGGCTCTTCAATATCCGCCAGCACGGGTGGCTCAATATCCAGGCGCTCCAGATCAATCTCTCCTATGCCGGGGAAAAGGACCTGCTCGTGCAGTACAACCGGATCCGAACCCTGCTCCCGTACCTTATCGCGCTTTCGGCCTCCTCTCCCATGGTCGAGGGAAGGCTGACCGGGGCCATGGACAACCGGCTCCTCTTTTACCGCGAGAACCAGAAAGAGATCCCGGGGATCTGCAGCGGGATCATCCCGGCCCGGCTTTCATCTGTTGCAGAGTACAAATCTGCGCAGGAAGTGATCTATACAGAGCTCCGGGAACGGGATGCGGCAATCCTCTGCGAGGAGTGGCTCAATTCAAGCGGCCTTATCATCCGGTTCTCCCGGCAGTGCCTGGAGATCAAGGCGCTTGACGAACAGGAGTGCGTCCGCTCGGACATGGCATTTGTGGCATTCGTCTCCTCCCTTCTCCGCTGTACAACCCTTCCGGTGGAGAGCGACCAGGACTCGCTCCTTGCGCTTACCGAAACAGCGATCCGGCAGGGTACGGCCGGCCTCTTGCCCGAACTGGAAGCGTTGTACTCTCATGCCTGGCGAAAGGCAACAGCCGAGGAACGGCAGTATCTCCCGGTTATCAAAGAGCGGATTGCCAAAGGCAGCCTTGCCGAGCAGATCGCAGAACGATACCGGAAGGAACAGGCGATCGAGCCTGTCCTTGCAGATCTTGCGCAGTGCCTGCGGGCAAACCGCCCGTACGGGGCAGAGTAA
- a CDS encoding YkgJ family cysteine cluster protein has translation MTEDWLLRAEAICMACGGHCCDEAHPPVSQERYRALIAAGIPAASFERKEGYFRLRTHKDNTCILMVDHKCTCHAIKPETCRAGPFTFDVVNDTIRIFLKQASICPIVPLLKEQPAAYHQQYERAAENIVRLVSGLPKEEIEAINRIEEPETDLVAVIPREHPPV, from the coding sequence ATGACCGAAGACTGGCTGCTTCGTGCCGAAGCTATCTGTATGGCCTGCGGGGGACACTGTTGCGATGAGGCACATCCCCCGGTTTCGCAGGAACGGTACCGTGCCCTGATTGCTGCCGGCATCCCGGCAGCATCGTTTGAGCGGAAGGAAGGCTATTTCCGGCTCCGGACCCACAAGGACAATACCTGTATCCTCATGGTGGATCACAAATGCACCTGCCATGCGATCAAGCCCGAGACCTGCCGGGCCGGTCCTTTTACCTTCGATGTGGTAAACGACACCATCCGGATCTTTTTAAAACAGGCATCCATATGCCCGATTGTCCCGCTCCTTAAGGAACAACCTGCGGCGTACCACCAGCAGTACGAACGGGCGGCAGAGAATATTGTCCGGCTTGTTTCCGGCCTCCCCAAAGAAGAGATCGAGGCGATCAACCGGATCGAGGAACCCGAGACCGATCTCGTGGCGGTTATTCCACGGGAACACCCCCCGGTATGA